The following coding sequences lie in one Cotesia glomerata isolate CgM1 linkage group LG5, MPM_Cglom_v2.3, whole genome shotgun sequence genomic window:
- the LOC123264730 gene encoding uncharacterized protein LOC123264730 isoform X1, which translates to MNGNQGKSRTAIFKRNKKKIENHRKLYPKDKLLQLLPDGFLEERTCSPSTSSVSSSVSSLPVFENLSAHVDSERNRWTRNNDQPLLLEGGGVEENLEHSQPMNSEETHEVIADDTDYPDNFSDSSEEFNNAEQIENNNNGSAINLDSDSEDNNDDNSDSDSNDASSSNKTFFSINKSVFTFPFVSKSTFNENDHLLAIIAISMRNNLSFEATLSMLTWMKLTHSNNNLPTTKKALWKALHRDESLITRHLYCGICKENLGTGTTPYKNCSCQSCGPKKNSENVHYFLQLNLISQLSDLFKIPGIEKSLSYRFTREKKDSSAMEDIFDGQVYKNLSSFGNFLDNPSNYSFTINTDGCQVAKSSKASAWPIYFQINELPPHLRKKHMLLAGVFVDTCHPSLNLMLDPIVKELQKLNESGIAWKTSEGQKIVSKFAVTTCSVDSPARSLIMRMKQFNGYNGCSFCYAAGEYHGHKIAYPGSHSYVNLRTDEEIRRDMLIAYESKTVTNGIKGISALAAFPEFDLSNGPAVDSLHAVFLGAGRQHSNLFFTATDTPYYIGDPASQGIINNRLLSIKPPSRQSRLPRKLETFNNWKGSELRNWLDYAAPCLDGILDIKYIKHFTLLSQAVHIFNNDSISRTDLEHAENLIEQYVTQFEELFGLDQMSFNIHLLTHLARTVKNLGPMWVHNASIF; encoded by the exons atgaatGGGAATCAAGGAAAATCACGGACAGCTATTTTTAAgaggaataagaaaaaaatagaaaatcaTCGAAAATTGTATCCTAAAGATAAATTGCTGCAGCTTCTTCCCGATGGATTCTTGGAAGAA AGAACATGTTCACCGTCAACATCATCTGTATCATCATCAGTTTCGTCATTGCCAGTATTCGAAAATTTATCAGCTCACGTCGATAGTGAAAG aaatcgATGGACAAGAAACAATGATCAACCTTTACTCCTCGAGGGGGGAGGAGTGGAGGAAAATTTAGAACATAGTCAGCCTATGAATTCAGAAGAAACTCATGAGGTTATTGCTGATGATACAGATTATCCAGACAATTTTTCGGATAGTTCTGAAGAATTCAATAATGCTGAACAGattgaaaacaataataatggaaGTGCAATTAATCTTGACAGTGATAGCGAAGATAATAACGACGATAATAGTGACAGTGACTCTAATGATGCAAGTAGTTcaaacaaaactttttttagtatcaataAATCAGTATTTACCTTTCCATTTGTATCTAAATctacttttaatgaaaatgaTCACTTGTTGGCTATAATTGCAATATCTATGCGCAATAACCTTTCCTTTGAAGCGACATTGTCCATGCTTACTTGGATGAAATTAACTCATAGTAATAATAACCTTCCAACAACTAAAAAAGCTCTATGGAAAGCATTACATCGTGATGAATCATTGATTACCCGTCATCTTTATTGTGGTATCTGTAAAGAAAATCTTGGAACAGGGACAACgccatataaaaattgtagttGCCAATCAtgtggtccaaaaaaaaattcagaaaacgTCCATTATTTTCTTCAGCTAAACTTAATTAGCCAATtatctgatttatttaaaatcccAGGTATTGAGAAGTCATTGAGTTATCGATTTAcgagagaaaaaaaagattcatCAGCTATGGAAGACATCTTTGATGGACAagtgtataaaaatttgagttCATTTGGCAATTTCTTGGACAATCCATCAAATTATTCGTTCACAATCAATACAGATGGCTGTCAAGTAGCAAAATCATCAAAAGCTAGCGCATGGCCTATTTACTTTCAGATTAATGAATTACCACCACATCTACGTAAGAAGCACATGCTTTTGGCAGGAGTTTTTGTAGATACATGTCATCCATCTTTAAACCTCATGTTAGATCCAATAGTGAAGGAATTACAAAAATTGAACGAAAGTGGAATTGCTTGGAAAACTTCCGAAGGTCAAAAAATTGTATCTAAATTTGCTGTTACAACTTGTAGTGTTGACTCTCCGGCAAGATCTCTTATTATGAGAATGAAGCAATTTAATGGCTACAACGGATGTTCGTTTTGTTACGCAGCAGGAGAATATCATGGACATAAAATCGCATATCCAGGGAGTCATAGTTATGTAAATTTGCGCACCGATGAAGAAATAAGAAGAGATATGCTCATTGCTTACGAATCCAAAACAGTAACTAATGGTATAAAGGGAATTTCTGCTTTAGCTGCTTTTCCAGAATTTGATTTGAGTAATGGACCTGCTGTTGACAGCTTACATGCAGTTTTTTTGGGAGCTGGACGACAAcactcaaatttattttttacagctACAGATACTCCATATTACATTGGTGATCCAGCTAGTCaaggaataattaataatcgcTTGTTATCTATAAAACCTCCATCACGTCAAAGTCGTTTACCACGAAAATTAGAAACATTTAACAATTGGAAAGGCTCAGAATTAAGAAACTGGTTGGATTACGCTGCACCGTGCTTGGATGGTATATTAgacataaaatatatcaaacatTTTACTCTCCTGTCTCAAGCTGTGCACATTTTCAATAACGATTCTATATCAAGAACTGATCTTGAGCATGCTGAAAATCTTATAGAACAATATGTCACACAGTTTGAAGAATTATTTGGGTTAGATCAAATGAGTTTCAATATCCATTTATTAACTCACTTGGCGAGAACAGTTAAGAATTTAGGTCCAATGTGGGTACATAACgcttccattttttaa
- the LOC123264730 gene encoding uncharacterized protein LOC123264730 isoform X2: MDSWKKNRWTRNNDQPLLLEGGGVEENLEHSQPMNSEETHEVIADDTDYPDNFSDSSEEFNNAEQIENNNNGSAINLDSDSEDNNDDNSDSDSNDASSSNKTFFSINKSVFTFPFVSKSTFNENDHLLAIIAISMRNNLSFEATLSMLTWMKLTHSNNNLPTTKKALWKALHRDESLITRHLYCGICKENLGTGTTPYKNCSCQSCGPKKNSENVHYFLQLNLISQLSDLFKIPGIEKSLSYRFTREKKDSSAMEDIFDGQVYKNLSSFGNFLDNPSNYSFTINTDGCQVAKSSKASAWPIYFQINELPPHLRKKHMLLAGVFVDTCHPSLNLMLDPIVKELQKLNESGIAWKTSEGQKIVSKFAVTTCSVDSPARSLIMRMKQFNGYNGCSFCYAAGEYHGHKIAYPGSHSYVNLRTDEEIRRDMLIAYESKTVTNGIKGISALAAFPEFDLSNGPAVDSLHAVFLGAGRQHSNLFFTATDTPYYIGDPASQGIINNRLLSIKPPSRQSRLPRKLETFNNWKGSELRNWLDYAAPCLDGILDIKYIKHFTLLSQAVHIFNNDSISRTDLEHAENLIEQYVTQFEELFGLDQMSFNIHLLTHLARTVKNLGPMWVHNASIF, translated from the exons ATGGATTCTTGGAAGAA aaatcgATGGACAAGAAACAATGATCAACCTTTACTCCTCGAGGGGGGAGGAGTGGAGGAAAATTTAGAACATAGTCAGCCTATGAATTCAGAAGAAACTCATGAGGTTATTGCTGATGATACAGATTATCCAGACAATTTTTCGGATAGTTCTGAAGAATTCAATAATGCTGAACAGattgaaaacaataataatggaaGTGCAATTAATCTTGACAGTGATAGCGAAGATAATAACGACGATAATAGTGACAGTGACTCTAATGATGCAAGTAGTTcaaacaaaactttttttagtatcaataAATCAGTATTTACCTTTCCATTTGTATCTAAATctacttttaatgaaaatgaTCACTTGTTGGCTATAATTGCAATATCTATGCGCAATAACCTTTCCTTTGAAGCGACATTGTCCATGCTTACTTGGATGAAATTAACTCATAGTAATAATAACCTTCCAACAACTAAAAAAGCTCTATGGAAAGCATTACATCGTGATGAATCATTGATTACCCGTCATCTTTATTGTGGTATCTGTAAAGAAAATCTTGGAACAGGGACAACgccatataaaaattgtagttGCCAATCAtgtggtccaaaaaaaaattcagaaaacgTCCATTATTTTCTTCAGCTAAACTTAATTAGCCAATtatctgatttatttaaaatcccAGGTATTGAGAAGTCATTGAGTTATCGATTTAcgagagaaaaaaaagattcatCAGCTATGGAAGACATCTTTGATGGACAagtgtataaaaatttgagttCATTTGGCAATTTCTTGGACAATCCATCAAATTATTCGTTCACAATCAATACAGATGGCTGTCAAGTAGCAAAATCATCAAAAGCTAGCGCATGGCCTATTTACTTTCAGATTAATGAATTACCACCACATCTACGTAAGAAGCACATGCTTTTGGCAGGAGTTTTTGTAGATACATGTCATCCATCTTTAAACCTCATGTTAGATCCAATAGTGAAGGAATTACAAAAATTGAACGAAAGTGGAATTGCTTGGAAAACTTCCGAAGGTCAAAAAATTGTATCTAAATTTGCTGTTACAACTTGTAGTGTTGACTCTCCGGCAAGATCTCTTATTATGAGAATGAAGCAATTTAATGGCTACAACGGATGTTCGTTTTGTTACGCAGCAGGAGAATATCATGGACATAAAATCGCATATCCAGGGAGTCATAGTTATGTAAATTTGCGCACCGATGAAGAAATAAGAAGAGATATGCTCATTGCTTACGAATCCAAAACAGTAACTAATGGTATAAAGGGAATTTCTGCTTTAGCTGCTTTTCCAGAATTTGATTTGAGTAATGGACCTGCTGTTGACAGCTTACATGCAGTTTTTTTGGGAGCTGGACGACAAcactcaaatttattttttacagctACAGATACTCCATATTACATTGGTGATCCAGCTAGTCaaggaataattaataatcgcTTGTTATCTATAAAACCTCCATCACGTCAAAGTCGTTTACCACGAAAATTAGAAACATTTAACAATTGGAAAGGCTCAGAATTAAGAAACTGGTTGGATTACGCTGCACCGTGCTTGGATGGTATATTAgacataaaatatatcaaacatTTTACTCTCCTGTCTCAAGCTGTGCACATTTTCAATAACGATTCTATATCAAGAACTGATCTTGAGCATGCTGAAAATCTTATAGAACAATATGTCACACAGTTTGAAGAATTATTTGGGTTAGATCAAATGAGTTTCAATATCCATTTATTAACTCACTTGGCGAGAACAGTTAAGAATTTAGGTCCAATGTGGGTACATAACgcttccattttttaa